A segment of the Saccharococcus thermophilus genome:
TCTCTTTTACATGGTAATTATTGTAATTAAAATTGCTCAACTACAGTATGGTAATATAAATATAAAAGCAAACGGTGGGATAAAAAGATCAGATTCAATGGAATCCGATCTTTTTATCGCTGGTAAGAATGTTAGTGACAGGCTTTGCTTTTTTTTATTTGTTTAGAAGTCGACATCTAGACCATAAAACGCTGCGATATATAATTTTTTCATTTCTTCTACAGAAGTTTCACGCGGATTTGTGCTTGTACAAGGATCTTTTACGGCATTGGCCGCCATTTCATCCACGTGTGCGGTGAACGTTTCTTCGGACACTCCGTATTCTTGAAGTGTATTTGGAATATTCATCTTATTATTCAAGTCACGAATCCAAGCAATGAGTGAATCCACCAATTCTTTGTTGTTTTCCCCATTCAGACCGAGCCGTTTGGCAATTGCTGCATAACGTTCCTCGACTACCGTGCGATTAAATTGGATTACATATGGTAAATAAATCGCATTGGCACATCCATGCGGAATGTTAAATATTGGGCCGCTTTTGTGTGAAAGACTGTGCACATTTCCTAGCACCGCGTTAGCAAATGCCATTCCAGCCATCGCCTGAGCGTAATGAACTTGTTCGCGGGCTTTAGCATCTCCGTGGTAAGAAGCAAGAAGATTTTCTTTCAGTACTTGAGCTGCTTCAATAGCCAAGGAATCTGTGAAAATCGTACGAGGCTTTGCTACGTATGCTTCAATACTATGTGTGATTGCGTCCATCCCGCTGTAGGCTGTAACGTGCTTCGGCATGGATTGGACCATAATCGGATCAATAATCGCCATGTCTGGCGTCAGTTCAAAATCAGCCAGTGGATATTTGACCCCTGTTTCTGCATCAGTAATAACCGATAAATTGGATATTTCTGATGCACTTCCGCTTGTCGTTGGGATCCCCACGAACTTTGCCCTTGTGCGTAAGCGTGGCAGGCTAAATGGACGTGTCGCTTCTTCAAATGTCAATTCTGGATGTTCGTAGAACAACCACATCGCTTTTGCCGCATCCATTACTGACCCGCCGCCAATCCCGATCACCCAATCTGGCTGAAAATCATTAAGAATGCGCACTCCTTTTTTTACCATTTGGGTTGTTGGTTCTGTCGTAATTCCATCAATCACTTTTGTTTCTATATTGGCCTCTGAAAGAAGTTGCTGAATTTTATCAAGATTTCCGTTTTTCTTGACGGAGCTGCCGCCAATGACGAGGGCAGCTTTTGTTCCTTCCAGTGTTTTTAAAACATCGAGAGCATTCTCTCCAAAATAAATATCGCGAGGAATAGTAAAACGATTCATGCTGCTCCCTCCAGTACTCGTGATTGTTTACAGATGCTAGTATAATGTGTATAAAACTTATTGAGAAGTACGCACTTTATTATCATGTAGTGATAAAAATATAATATAGTGTAAAAAAATATACTTAATGACTG
Coding sequences within it:
- a CDS encoding iron-containing alcohol dehydrogenase; the protein is MNRFTIPRDIYFGENALDVLKTLEGTKAALVIGGSSVKKNGNLDKIQQLLSEANIETKVIDGITTEPTTQMVKKGVRILNDFQPDWVIGIGGGSVMDAAKAMWLFYEHPELTFEEATRPFSLPRLRTRAKFVGIPTTSGSASEISNLSVITDAETGVKYPLADFELTPDMAIIDPIMVQSMPKHVTAYSGMDAITHSIEAYVAKPRTIFTDSLAIEAAQVLKENLLASYHGDAKAREQVHYAQAMAGMAFANAVLGNVHSLSHKSGPIFNIPHGCANAIYLPYVIQFNRTVVEERYAAIAKRLGLNGENNKELVDSLIAWIRDLNNKMNIPNTLQEYGVSEETFTAHVDEMAANAVKDPCTSTNPRETSVEEMKKLYIAAFYGLDVDF